In Drosophila yakuba strain Tai18E2 chromosome X, Prin_Dyak_Tai18E2_2.1, whole genome shotgun sequence, a single genomic region encodes these proteins:
- the LOC6524051 gene encoding luc7-like protein 3, translated as MVDAARQMLDELMGRNRNLHPSEAGAKVNWEDPEFCQFYNVKFCPHDLFINTRADLGPCARIHDEEARHLYEDARPSQRKRQYEDEFLRFCNVMLHDVDRKIQKGKQRLLLMQKDQPNVPAPLSRHQEQLANLTARINKLLSEAEEAGIRGDVDQAQDLMTLCEELKEEKEQLVQQYESNHKAISSISLTKSPEDELQQQTRSSPVTNPSEETPTTPLPAAITPDEAPDAAPSSAPPAAAVNTSTDEAAEAAGSASEDKTEKSDGKAAGWSHDAMPEKQMKVCEICGAFLIVGDAQQRIEDHLMGKQHLGYSKLRNAVAEINEARQKEREQEERRRRDGRVQRFHSYESRREPRSEYRERSRDYVQNRQPSDRRHHHHKSHHSSHHSYSRSGGGGAGGGGGGGGGGGGGGGGGSSRSNRSHHNHNHNHYRHDSRERHCRSRSRSRY; from the exons ATGGTGGACGCCGCCAGGCAGATGCTCGACGAGCTGATGGGCAGGAATCGCAACCTGCATCCCTCGGAGGCGGGCGCCAAAGTCAATTGGGAGGATCCAGAG TTCTGTCAGTTCTACAACGTTAAGTTCTGTCCGCACGATCTATTCATAAATACCCGCGCGGACCTGGGCCCCTGTGCCCGCATCCACGACGAGGAAGCCCGACATCTCTACGAGGATGCTCGACCCTCGCAGCGGAAGCGCCAGTACGAGGATGAGTTCCTGCGCTTTTGCAATGTGATGCTGCACGATGTGGATCGCAAGATCCAGAAAGGCAAACAGCGTTTGCTCCTAATGCAAAAGGATCAGCCCAATGTACCGGCACCCCTAAGCAGGCATCAAGAGCAACTGGCCAACCTGACGGCCAGGATCAATAAGCTGCTCTCGGAGGCGGAGGAAGCCGGCATTCGGGGGGATGTGGACCAGGCCCAGGATCTGATGACCCTGTGCGAGGAGCtcaaggaggagaaggagcagtTGGTGCAGCAATACGAGTCCAACCACAAggccatcagcagcatcagcctGACCAAGTCACCGGAGGatgagctgcagcagcaaacCCGCAGCAGTCCTGTCACAAATCCCAGCGAGGAAACTCCAACAACTCCTCTACCAGCCGCCATCACCCCCGATGAAGCGCCGGATGCAGCGCCAAGTTCTGCGCCACCTGCAGCGGCAGTAAACACATCGACAGACGAGGCCGCCGAAGCTGCTGGCTCAGCCAGCGAGGACAAAACGGAGAAGAGCGATGGCAAGGCGGCTGGCTGGTCGCACGACGCCATGCCCGAGAAACAGATGAAGGTGTGCGAGATCTGCGGCGCATTCCTGATCGTCGGCGATGCACAGCAGCGGATTGAGGACCATTTGATGGGCAAACAACATTTGGGCTACTCCAAGCTGCGCAACGCAGTGGCCGAGATCAACGAGGCGCGCCAGAAGGAGCGCGAGCAGGAGGAACGACGTCGGCGCGATGGCCGAGTGCAGCGCTTCCACTCCTACGAAAGCAGACG CGAGCCACGCAGCGAGTACCGCGAGCGAAGTCGCGACTATGTTCAGAATCGCCAGCCCTCGGATCGGCGTCACC ATCACCATAAGTCACACCACAGCTCCCATCACTCGTACTCGCGCAGTGGCGgaggtggtgctggtggtggcggcggcggaggaggtggtggaggtggtggcggtggtggcggcagCAGTCGGAGCAACCGGAGCCACCATAATCACAACCATAATCACTACCGCCACGACAGCCGCGAACGACATTGCCGCAGTCGGAGTCGCAGTCGCTACTAG
- the LOC6524052 gene encoding DNA replication licensing factor Mcm6, with translation MDVADAQVGQLRVKDEVGIRAQKLFQDFLEEFKEDGEIKYTRPAASLESPDRCTLEVSFEDVEKYDQNLATAIIEEYYHVYPFLCQSVSNYVKDRIGLKTQKDCYVAFTEVPTRHKVRDLTTSKIGTLIRISGQVVRTHPVHPELVSGVFMCLDCQTEIRNVEQQFKFTNPTICRNPVCSNRKRFMLDVEKSLFLDFQKIRIQETQAELPRGCIPRAVEIILRSELVETVQAGDRYDFTGTLIVVPDVSVLAGVGTRAENSSRHKPGEGMDGVTGLKALGMRELNYRMAFLACSVQATTARFGGTDLPMSEVTAEDMKKQMTDAEWHKIYEMSKDRHLYQNLISSLFPSIYGNDEVKRGILLQQFGGVAKTTTEKTSLRGDVNVCIVGDPSTAKSQFLKQVSDFSPRAIYTSGKASSAAGLTAAVVRDEESFDFVIEAGALMLADNGICCIDEFDKMDQRDQVAIHEAMEQQTISIARAGVRATLNARTSILAAANPINGRYDRSKSLQQNIQLSAPIMSRFDLFFILVDECNEVVDYAIARKIVDLHSNIEESVERAYTREEVLRYVTFARQFKPVISQEAGRMLVENYGHLRQRDTGTSGRSTWRITVRQLESMIRLSEAKAKLECSNRVLERHVKEAFRLLNKSIIRVEQPDIHLDDDEGLEMDDGIQHDIDMENNGAAANVDENMDTSASGAVQKKKFTLSFEDYKNLSTMLVLHMRGEEARCEVEGSDTGMKRSDVVTWYLEQVAEQIESEDELISRKNLIEKLIDRLIYHDQVIIPLKTSTLKPIIKFQGQDDDETEDDPLLVVHPNYIVE, from the coding sequence ATGGATGTGGCAGATGCTCAGGTTGGCCAGCTGCGCGTGAAGGACGAAGTGGGCATTCGGGCGCAGAAGTTGTTTCAGGATTTCCTCGAGGAATTCAAGGAGGACGGCGAGATCAAGTACACGCGCCCAGCCGCTAGCTTGGAATCCCCGGATCGCTGCACCCTGGAGGTCAGCTTCGAGGATGTGGAGAAGTACGATCAGAATCTGGCCACCGCCATCATCGAGGAGTACTACCACGTCTATCCGTTTCTCTGCCAATCGGTTTCGAACTACGTGAAGGACAGGATCGGATTGAAGACCCAGAAGGATTGTTATGTGGCCTTCACGGAGGTGCCGACGCGTCACAAGGTTCGCGATCTGACCACCTCCAAGATCGGCACCCTCATCCGCATCTCCGGCCAGGTGGTGCGCACCCATCCCGTCCATCCGGAGCTGGTTTCGGGCGTGTTCATGTGCCTTGATTGCCAGACGGAGATTCGGAATGTAGAGCAGCAGTTCAAGTTCACCAATCCCACCATTTGCCGCAATCCCGTCTGTTCCAATCGCAAGCGTTTCATGCTGGACGTGGAGAAGAGTTTGTTCTTGGACTTCCAGAAGATTCGCATCCAGGAGACCCAAGCAGAGCTGCCTCGCGGCTGTATTCCCCGCGCGGTGGAGATCATTCTGCGCTCGGAGCTGGTGGAAACCGTTCAGGCTGGCGATCGCTATGATTTCACGGGCACTCTGATCGTTGTGCCCGATGTGAGTGTCCTGGCCGGCGTGGGCACGCGGGCAGAGAATAGTTCCCGCCACAAGCCCGGCGAGGGCATGGATGGCGTTACTGGCCTCAAGGCACTGGGCATGCGAGAGCTCAACTACAGGATGGCCTTCCTCGCCTGCAGCGTTCAGGCGACCACAGCACGTTTTGGCGGCACCGATCTGCCGATGTCGGAGGTGACAGCCGAGGATATGAAGAAGCAGATGACGGATGCCGAGTGGCACAAGATCTACGAGATGTCCAAGGATCGCCATCTCTACCAGAATCTGATCAGCAGTCTGTTTCCCTCGATCTACGGCAACGATGAGGTCAAGCGGGGCATTCTGCTCCAGCAATTTGGCGGCGTTGCAAAGACCACCACCGAAAAGACATCGCTACGTGGCGACGTCAATGTGTGCATCGTGGGTGATCCCAGTACGGCCAAGTCGCAGTTCCTCAAGCAGGTTTCCGACTTCTCGCCGCGTGCGATCTACACCTCCGGCAAGGCATCCTCGGCAGCGGGCTTAACCGCAGCCGTTGTGCGCGACGAGGAATCCTTTGACTTTGTCATCGAGGCGGGCGCCCTCATGTTGGCCGACAATGGCATTTGCTGCATTGACGAGTTCGACAAGATGGACCAGCGCGATCAGGTGGCCATTCACGAGGCCATGGAGCAGCAGACCATATCGATTGCCCGCGCCGGTGTACGAGCCACTCTCAATGCCCGCACTTCGATACTGGCCGCCGCCAACCCCATAAATGGTCGCTACGATCGCTCCAAGAGTCTGCAGCAGAACATTCAGCTATCTGCACCGATTATGTCGCGTTTCGATCTGTTCTTCATCCTTGTGGACGAATGCAATGAAGTGGTGGACTATGCCATTGCCCGCAAGATCGTTGATCTCCACTCGAACATCGAGGAGTCCGTGGAGCGGGCGTATACCCGCGAAGAGGTCCTTCGCTACGTGACATTTGCGCGGCAATTCAAGCCGGTGATTAGCCAGGAGGCCGGACGCATGCTGGTGGAGAACTATGGCCATTTGAGGCAGCGCGATACGGGCACGTCGGGCAGGAGCACCTGGAGAATCACGGTGCGCCAGCTGGAGTCCATGATCCGACTGAGCGAGGCCAAGGCCAAGCTGGAGTGCTCAAATCGCGTGCTGGAGCGGCACGTCAAGGAGGCCTTCCGTTTGCTGAACAAGTCGATCATTCGCGTGGAACAACCGGACATACATTTGGATGACGACGAGGGCCTGGAAATGGACGATGGCATTCAGCATGACATCGACATGGAGAACAATGGTGCAGCGGCCAATGTGGATGAGAACATGGACACCTCCGCCAGCGGCGCCGTGCAAAAGAAGAAGTTCACGCTCTCCTTCGAGGACTACAAGAATCTGTCCACCATGCTGGTGCTGCACATGCGCGGCGAGGAGGCGCGCTGCGAGGTGGAGGGCAGCGATACGGGCATGAAGCGGAGCGATGTGGTCACCTGGTATCTGGAGCAGGTGGCGGAGCAAATCGAATCCGAAGATGAGCTAATCTCGCGTAAAAACCTCATCGAGAAGCTGATCGATCGCCTCATCTACCACGATCAGGTCATCATTCCGCTCAAGACGTCCACGCTGAAGCCGATAATCAAGTTTCAGGGCCAGGACGATGACGAAACGGAGGACGATCCCCTGCTGGTGGTGCACCCCAACTACATTGTGGAGTGA
- the LOC6524053 gene encoding NADH dehydrogenase [ubiquinone] 1 beta subcomplex subunit 8, mitochondrial: MSAFVKTVCLAQKLCAANPAVARQAIRSMAGWNKDYKPGPYPQTEKERLAAAKKYYLLPEEYKPYADDGLGYGDYPKTGGGLGVEAKDSYYPWDYPEHKRNHHEPISADHDLYSEDRWSQAEPPRYSNAYYFVCFLGVMSGCLALYYWLDDKKMYRPVAAKQYPSDGVKHYTFEK; encoded by the exons ATGTCGGCGTTTGTGAAAACCGTGTGCCTGGCCCAAAAGCTGTGCGCCGCCAATCCCGCCGTGGCACGCCAGGCGATCCGCAGCA TGGCTGGCTGGAACAAAGACTACAAGCCGGGTCCGTATCCACAGACGGAGAAGGAGCGTCTGGCGGCGGCCAAGAAGTACTATCTGCTGCCGGAAGAGTACAAACCGTATGCTGATGACGGTCTGGGCTACGGAGATTATCCCAAAACGGGCGGCGGTCTGGGCGTTGAGGCCAAGGACTCGTATTATCCCTGGGATTATCCGGAGCACAAGCGCAACCACCACGAGCCC ATCTCGGCGGATCATGATCTGTACAGCGAGGATCGCTGGTCGCAGGCCGAACCGCCGCGCTACAGCAACGCGTACTACTTTGTCTGCTTCCTGGGCGTCATGTCCGGCTGCCTGGCACTGTACTACTGGCTGGATGACAAGAAGATGTACCGCCCCGTGGCCGCCAAGCAATACCCCAGCGATGGGGTCAAGCACTACACCTTCGAGAAGTAG